From Halomicrobium salinisoli, the proteins below share one genomic window:
- a CDS encoding redoxin domain-containing protein, protein MLTEGDPAPDFDLPRPATGGDQTYRLSAAAREGPVVVAFYPLADVDVAADLLTALAGADWAGAGRLAAFGVGVGERADHERLVDRADVGFPLLLDRDGYFADRYGLLEPAGEGAVRMAPAVYLVDGDCVVRFARRLDGGESPPVEAIRDALASL, encoded by the coding sequence ATGCTCACCGAGGGCGACCCCGCGCCCGATTTCGACCTCCCCCGGCCGGCGACCGGCGGGGACCAGACCTATCGGCTCTCCGCAGCGGCCCGCGAGGGCCCCGTCGTCGTGGCCTTCTACCCGCTCGCTGACGTCGACGTGGCGGCCGACCTGCTGACGGCGCTGGCCGGGGCGGACTGGGCGGGCGCCGGTCGCTTGGCCGCGTTCGGCGTCGGCGTGGGCGAGCGCGCCGATCACGAGCGCCTCGTCGATCGCGCAGACGTCGGCTTTCCCCTCCTGCTGGATCGGGACGGCTACTTCGCCGACCGCTACGGCCTCCTCGAACCCGCCGGCGAGGGCGCCGTACGTATGGCGCCCGCCGTCTACCTCGTCGACGGCGACTGCGTCGTCCGGTTCGCCCGACGGCTCGACGGCGGCGAGTCCCCGCCGGTCGAGGCCATCCGGGACGCGCTGGCCTCGCTGTAG
- a CDS encoding GNAT family N-acetyltransferase translates to MPPGAFLRGDAVTLHPVDEDDLPFLRDLMNEPRVRESVGSYRPLTTADEREWYEGLGEDDLSFLVRADGDRVGTIGLTLDDHPWGLAELGYTIHPEHWGRGYATDAARAVVRHGFAERRLNKVAAGAFATNEASQRVLEKVGFEREGRRRQHAFVDGEYVDLLEFGLLAEEWRE, encoded by the coding sequence ATGCCACCCGGAGCCTTCCTCCGCGGCGACGCGGTGACGCTGCACCCGGTCGACGAGGACGACCTCCCCTTCCTGCGGGACCTGATGAACGAGCCGCGGGTCCGCGAGAGCGTCGGGAGCTACCGCCCCCTCACGACGGCCGACGAGCGCGAGTGGTACGAGGGCCTCGGCGAAGACGACCTCTCGTTCCTCGTCCGGGCCGACGGCGACCGCGTCGGGACCATCGGCCTCACCCTCGACGACCACCCCTGGGGACTCGCCGAACTCGGGTACACCATCCACCCCGAGCACTGGGGTCGTGGATACGCGACGGACGCCGCCCGGGCGGTCGTCCGCCACGGCTTCGCGGAGCGTCGGCTCAACAAGGTCGCTGCCGGCGCCTTCGCGACCAACGAGGCCTCTCAGCGCGTGCTGGAGAAGGTCGGGTTCGAGCGGGAGGGCCGACGCCGGCAGCACGCCTTCGTCGACGGCGAGTACGTCGACCTGCTGGAGTTCGGCCTGCTGGCCGAGGAGTGGCGGGAGTAG
- a CDS encoding DUF7319 domain-containing protein: MSDAEDERAGDSPGADGDGESLQALRERVEAEYDFENFGPADMAEMSADEWEAAFDPDTWITGEELLDRVEADLRSRVADRDVFARVERHGDPPRVLAYSESSYALVYPDGSVEGEGTVLRDVKPTVALASMESYDVPDAPEGQLLPEPGEVPEGGGELGNTVLQVIAVAQGIAGLVLLGAGVLNYGTTGSNAVGMAVAGLAFLAVAIVLLMVIVNARLSDKFRAEEYRERLRAVGLEDGERPDFLPPLEADDGSGPNDGEREA, translated from the coding sequence ATGAGCGACGCCGAGGACGAGCGGGCCGGCGACTCCCCGGGGGCGGACGGGGACGGCGAGTCCCTCCAGGCGCTGCGCGAGCGGGTCGAGGCCGAGTACGACTTCGAGAACTTCGGTCCGGCGGACATGGCCGAGATGAGCGCCGACGAGTGGGAGGCCGCCTTCGATCCGGACACGTGGATCACGGGGGAGGAGCTGCTGGACCGCGTCGAGGCCGACCTCCGGTCGCGCGTGGCCGACCGGGACGTGTTCGCGCGCGTCGAGCGCCACGGGGACCCGCCGCGGGTCCTGGCCTACTCCGAGTCCTCCTACGCGCTGGTGTACCCCGACGGGAGCGTCGAGGGAGAGGGGACCGTGCTCCGCGACGTGAAGCCGACGGTCGCGCTGGCGTCGATGGAGTCCTACGACGTCCCCGACGCGCCGGAGGGCCAGCTCCTCCCCGAACCCGGCGAGGTGCCCGAGGGGGGCGGCGAACTCGGCAACACCGTCCTCCAGGTGATCGCAGTGGCCCAGGGGATCGCCGGCCTCGTGCTCCTTGGCGCCGGCGTCCTCAACTACGGGACGACCGGCTCCAACGCCGTCGGGATGGCCGTCGCGGGCCTGGCCTTCCTCGCGGTCGCGATCGTTCTCCTGATGGTCATCGTCAACGCGCGGCTCTCCGACAAGTTCCGCGCCGAGGAGTACCGGGAGCGACTCCGCGCGGTCGGCCTCGAGGACGGGGAGCGACCCGACTTCCTCCCCCCGCTCGAGGCCGACGACGGGAGCGGCCCGAACGACGGTGAACGGGAGGCGTAA
- a CDS encoding DUF7313 family protein has product MQAFVNLFGPLDALLAPEVFGGVRVIEYVLLALVVANFVTRKLAHDNHVLQYREGGAEAVSRYLPHEAMNVLLVLGSFYYTTVEQHGGIVLSTLVMGLFLTDFFEFESRKVEARREIDMERPKASLVAAILVLMYAGFQSLFWLVQGYWSAVV; this is encoded by the coding sequence ATGCAGGCGTTCGTGAATCTGTTCGGGCCGCTCGATGCCCTGCTCGCGCCGGAGGTCTTCGGGGGCGTCCGCGTCATCGAGTACGTCCTGCTCGCGCTCGTGGTGGCGAACTTCGTCACTCGGAAGCTCGCCCACGACAACCACGTGCTGCAGTACCGTGAGGGCGGCGCCGAGGCGGTCAGCCGCTACCTCCCCCACGAGGCCATGAACGTGCTCCTCGTGCTCGGCTCGTTCTACTACACCACGGTCGAACAGCACGGCGGCATCGTCCTCTCGACGCTCGTGATGGGACTGTTCCTCACGGACTTCTTCGAGTTCGAGTCCCGCAAGGTCGAGGCGCGCAGGGAGATCGACATGGAGCGACCCAAGGCGTCGCTCGTGGCCGCGATCCTCGTGCTCATGTACGCCGGCTTTCAGAGCCTCTTCTGGCTCGTCCAGGGCTACTGGTCGGCGGTCGTCTGA
- a CDS encoding DUF7315 family membrane protein has translation MTDDDAGEGAGGREVVVPMRVYKAVTVFSTLFAVVCVVGGFIVLDEATDRARLPASEVDPVVALLGVGVIVLGAATYAFSTRFRTSEMGKSKDDAAEGSDNG, from the coding sequence ATGACAGACGACGACGCGGGCGAGGGGGCCGGCGGCCGCGAGGTCGTCGTCCCGATGCGGGTCTACAAGGCCGTGACAGTCTTCTCGACGCTGTTCGCCGTCGTCTGCGTGGTCGGGGGCTTCATCGTCCTCGACGAGGCGACGGACCGCGCGCGGCTCCCGGCCTCGGAGGTCGACCCCGTCGTGGCGCTGCTCGGCGTCGGCGTCATCGTCCTCGGGGCGGCGACCTACGCCTTCTCGACCCGGTTCCGGACTTCGGAAATGGGAAAGTCTAAAGACGACGCTGCCGAAGGTTCTGACAATGGCTGA
- a CDS encoding DUF7321 family protein — protein sequence MPGLSTGVVATIALVAVTLSLPCFLYGAWYIIETEPVTWDVLVHHLKFVVTGLVLTTVPVVFWMAPRLPDQFGGLSAIHAVLGLQAYAMLLFGMTGIVRIFRAKYEHDLYNDYDQDVLLDEIGGERMDHWRSRLRIGVFGYVIFWLLAYVVGVIRFVIRYAL from the coding sequence ATGCCGGGACTGTCGACGGGTGTCGTCGCCACGATCGCGCTCGTCGCCGTGACGCTCAGCCTCCCCTGCTTTCTGTACGGCGCCTGGTACATCATCGAGACCGAGCCCGTCACCTGGGACGTGCTCGTCCACCACCTGAAGTTCGTCGTCACCGGACTCGTGCTGACGACCGTCCCCGTCGTGTTCTGGATGGCACCCCGGCTGCCCGACCAGTTCGGCGGCCTCTCGGCCATCCACGCCGTCCTCGGCCTGCAGGCCTACGCCATGCTCCTGTTCGGCATGACCGGTATCGTCCGCATCTTCCGCGCCAAGTACGAGCACGACCTCTACAACGACTACGACCAGGACGTCCTGCTCGACGAGATCGGCGGCGAGCGTATGGACCACTGGCGCTCCCGCCTGCGCATCGGCGTCTTCGGCTACGTCATCTTCTGGCTGCTGGCCTACGTCGTTGGTGTGATCCGGTTCGTGATCCGGTACGCGCTCTGA
- a CDS encoding cytochrome b, translating into MSLERKEEHDRDAWMESRDLTPLESIYLTTLMWLDKRLRVVDYLELLEDMYYKVNLQMPKSHTEQYNLDNKFWYWYPLYALGSFSTLAYIVAAVSGALLGFYYAPAAAASDGSVTVAYESVQLIMGQLNLGYFLRSVHRWAAQVMVAAVFLHMLRVYFTGAYKEPRELNWIIGIVLISLTMVFGYTGYLLPWSQLSYWAGQIGVEMALSIPLIGEWVAQLMFGGFTLGQSTLMRMYILHVFFLPFITTAIIAVHIGIVWMQGIAEPH; encoded by the coding sequence ATGAGTCTTGAACGCAAGGAGGAACACGACCGCGACGCGTGGATGGAGTCCCGGGATCTGACCCCACTGGAGTCCATCTACCTCACAACGCTGATGTGGCTCGACAAGCGGCTGCGGGTGGTTGACTACCTCGAGCTGCTCGAGGACATGTACTACAAGGTCAACCTCCAGATGCCCAAGAGCCACACCGAGCAGTACAACCTCGACAACAAGTTCTGGTACTGGTACCCGCTGTACGCGCTCGGGTCGTTCTCGACGTTGGCCTACATCGTCGCGGCCGTCTCGGGCGCGTTGCTGGGGTTCTACTACGCCCCCGCCGCGGCGGCCTCCGACGGCTCGGTCACCGTCGCCTACGAGTCGGTCCAGCTCATCATGGGTCAGCTCAACCTGGGCTACTTCCTGCGCTCGGTCCACCGCTGGGCCGCGCAGGTGATGGTCGCGGCCGTGTTCCTGCACATGCTGCGGGTCTACTTCACGGGCGCGTACAAGGAGCCCCGCGAGCTCAACTGGATCATCGGGATCGTCCTGATCTCGCTGACCATGGTCTTCGGGTACACTGGCTACCTGCTGCCCTGGAGCCAGCTGAGCTACTGGGCGGGCCAGATCGGCGTCGAGATGGCGCTGTCGATCCCGCTGATCGGCGAGTGGGTCGCACAGCTCATGTTCGGCGGCTTCACGCTGGGGCAGTCGACGCTCATGCGGATGTACATCCTGCACGTGTTCTTCCTGCCCTTCATCACCACCGCGATCATCGCGGTCCACATCGGCATCGTCTGGATGCAAGGCATCGCTGAACCCCACTAA
- the nth gene encoding endonuclease III, translated as MGTPLEPRETQAEEVIDRLHEEYPDSAISLNFSTRLELLVAVVLSAQCTDERVNEVTADLFEKYQSAADYAEADEEELAEDIYGITFHNNKAGYLKEAGRIMVDEHDGEVPDTMSGLTDLPGVGRKTANVVLQHGHDVVEGIVVDTHVQRLTRRLGITEEERPEAIEEDLLPVVPEAEWQQFTHLLIDHGRAVCTARNPDCEDCVLADLCPSAKMDSDVDLASGEPWG; from the coding sequence ATGGGAACGCCGCTGGAACCGCGCGAGACGCAGGCCGAGGAAGTGATCGACCGCCTCCACGAGGAGTACCCCGACTCCGCCATCTCGCTGAACTTCTCGACCCGGCTGGAGCTGCTGGTCGCCGTCGTCCTCTCGGCGCAGTGCACCGACGAGCGCGTCAACGAAGTGACGGCGGACCTCTTCGAGAAGTACCAGTCCGCCGCGGACTACGCCGAGGCGGACGAGGAGGAGCTGGCCGAGGACATCTACGGCATCACCTTCCACAACAACAAGGCCGGCTACCTGAAAGAGGCCGGCCGGATCATGGTCGACGAGCACGACGGCGAGGTCCCCGACACCATGTCCGGGCTGACCGACCTCCCCGGCGTCGGCCGCAAGACCGCCAACGTCGTCCTCCAGCACGGCCACGACGTCGTCGAGGGCATCGTCGTCGACACCCACGTCCAGCGACTCACCCGCCGGCTCGGGATCACCGAGGAGGAGCGCCCCGAGGCCATCGAGGAGGACCTGCTGCCGGTGGTTCCCGAAGCGGAGTGGCAGCAGTTCACCCACCTCCTGATCGACCACGGGCGCGCCGTCTGTACCGCCCGGAATCCCGACTGCGAGGACTGCGTGCTCGCCGATCTGTGTCCCTCCGCCAAAATGGACAGCGACGTCGATCTGGCCTCTGGTGAGCCCTGGGGCTAG
- a CDS encoding ubiquinol-cytochrome c reductase iron-sulfur subunit: MPVDEDKYPAESGRRRFVKGVVGSAALSSVGAGGAAALDTVTQEAGSGGGQTQYVGIENTAGPAPRGMPIIPLEIQDGELYGVWPEYNSEQDLAVAEDFGGSGITYTSAWFQYCGLQSAQGVDPQADANNALISSPSYSWQEEQESGVPLQVSWFDDYESWGNGIGTEGVGKPATANWRSEEASTKITVQVLRSPKVSQMANGEGEFSELPNQLQQFIDAATAENFMAWANKCTHFCCVPGWKQSEGAEDYDAGNDVYCQCHQSVYDPFSPVLKTFTALPRPPQ; the protein is encoded by the coding sequence ATGCCAGTTGACGAAGACAAGTATCCGGCAGAATCGGGACGGCGTCGCTTCGTGAAGGGCGTGGTCGGGAGCGCGGCGCTCTCCAGCGTCGGCGCGGGCGGTGCCGCGGCGCTCGACACCGTCACCCAGGAGGCCGGGTCCGGCGGCGGACAGACGCAGTACGTCGGCATCGAGAACACGGCCGGCCCGGCACCCCGCGGAATGCCGATCATCCCGCTGGAGATCCAGGACGGCGAGCTGTACGGCGTCTGGCCCGAGTACAACTCCGAACAGGACCTCGCCGTCGCCGAGGACTTCGGCGGCAGCGGCATCACGTACACCTCGGCCTGGTTCCAGTACTGCGGCCTCCAGTCCGCACAGGGCGTCGATCCCCAGGCGGACGCGAACAACGCCCTCATCTCCTCGCCGTCGTACTCCTGGCAGGAGGAGCAGGAGTCGGGCGTTCCGCTGCAGGTCAGCTGGTTCGACGACTACGAGTCCTGGGGCAACGGCATCGGGACCGAGGGCGTCGGCAAGCCCGCCACGGCCAACTGGCGCTCCGAGGAGGCGAGCACGAAGATCACCGTACAGGTGCTGCGCTCGCCGAAGGTCAGCCAGATGGCCAACGGGGAAGGCGAGTTCTCGGAGCTCCCCAACCAGCTCCAGCAGTTCATCGACGCCGCCACGGCCGAGAACTTCATGGCCTGGGCGAACAAGTGCACGCACTTCTGTTGCGTGCCCGGCTGGAAGCAGAGCGAGGGCGCCGAGGACTACGACGCCGGCAACGACGTCTACTGCCAGTGTCACCAGTCGGTCTACGACCCGTTCAGTCCCGTGCTGAAGACGTTCACCGCGCTACCGCGGCCCCCTCAGTGA
- a CDS encoding cytochrome bc complex cytochrome b subunit — MTDDTDSEEVRADGSGPGIVPPDDETPTWRERKERTQGLSRLTYEYFERARREDQDLRQQSDYVERDVLGFPAWPHEMIRNLALTTFFVGMILFLAAALPPEMPAPANANTTPQIILPDWYLYWSFGLLKLSPLNPQLSILGGQKLMADRMYGVLANLVVVGAIAVVPFLNKGSARRPVENPFWAAIGMGGVIFSLTIAALSVQNLIPMSASLLLDLTFLLPLVAGTITYAVLRTMREGYMFNLNRRYYRLRPPK, encoded by the coding sequence ATGACTGACGACACAGACTCCGAGGAGGTCCGCGCCGACGGCTCCGGACCGGGTATCGTGCCGCCGGACGACGAGACCCCGACGTGGCGCGAGCGCAAAGAGCGCACGCAGGGGCTCTCCCGGCTGACCTACGAGTACTTCGAGCGGGCCCGCCGCGAGGACCAGGACCTGCGCCAGCAGTCCGACTACGTCGAGCGGGACGTGCTGGGCTTCCCCGCCTGGCCCCACGAGATGATCCGCAACCTGGCGCTGACGACGTTCTTCGTCGGCATGATCCTGTTCCTGGCGGCCGCGCTGCCTCCGGAGATGCCCGCGCCGGCCAACGCGAACACGACGCCGCAGATCATCCTGCCGGACTGGTACCTCTACTGGTCCTTTGGCCTGCTGAAGCTCTCGCCGCTGAACCCCCAGCTGAGCATCCTCGGCGGCCAGAAGCTGATGGCCGACCGGATGTACGGCGTCCTGGCGAACCTGGTCGTCGTCGGCGCCATCGCCGTCGTCCCCTTCCTGAACAAGGGGTCGGCCCGGCGCCCCGTCGAGAACCCGTTCTGGGCCGCGATCGGCATGGGCGGCGTGATCTTCAGCCTCACCATCGCCGCGCTGTCCGTCCAGAACCTCATCCCGATGAGCGCCTCGCTCCTGCTGGACCTGACGTTCCTGCTGCCGCTGGTCGCCGGCACGATCACCTACGCCGTGCTCCGGACCATGCGGGAGGGGTACATGTTCAACCTCAACCGCCGGTACTACCGGCTCCGGCCGCCGAAGTGA
- a CDS encoding DUF7318 family protein produces the protein MSSTGSTYGDIHRYEQPRESTAAALAIVVLTIIEVVFVGLFTYGMLAGWASGTGPGLTPGLINANMFLGGVLTVIFVDLAFILLLYRKEFLPDVMIVKKRRRKWEDLYVREDDVDGTSVADGEGGPWENFKHAVYPYYKK, from the coding sequence ATGTCCTCGACAGGCTCCACCTACGGCGACATCCACCGCTACGAACAGCCCCGCGAGAGCACGGCGGCGGCGCTGGCCATCGTCGTGCTGACGATCATCGAAGTGGTGTTCGTCGGGCTGTTCACCTACGGCATGCTGGCGGGCTGGGCGTCCGGCACCGGTCCCGGACTCACGCCGGGCCTCATCAACGCCAACATGTTCCTCGGCGGCGTCCTGACGGTCATCTTCGTCGACCTCGCGTTCATCCTGCTGCTGTACCGCAAGGAGTTCCTCCCCGACGTGATGATCGTCAAGAAGCGCCGCCGCAAGTGGGAGGACCTCTACGTCCGCGAGGACGACGTCGACGGGACGTCGGTCGCCGACGGCGAGGGCGGTCCGTGGGAGAACTTCAAACACGCAGTGTACCCCTACTACAAGAAATAA
- a CDS encoding halocyanin domain-containing protein, whose translation MNRREFVRTAGGVAGGTAALSASGAAAAQEGGNESGGGGGGGTPDFGGFLDGVGNFDGSVTDATGQDSATVEVGVQANGGAYGFGPAAIHVDNGATVQWEWTGEGGGHNVVSDGDGPLDSDTYSESGVHYEQTFEEDGIYPYVCEPHQSLGMKGAVVVGTDYATAGGDGEGSVETLAPEEAGVPIQPHFVGIATGLAIIVSLIFTFFTLKYGESPHTSGGND comes from the coding sequence ATGAACAGGCGGGAGTTCGTCCGGACCGCCGGCGGGGTCGCTGGTGGAACCGCGGCCCTCAGTGCCTCCGGTGCCGCGGCCGCCCAGGAGGGCGGCAACGAGAGCGGCGGCGGTGGCGGCGGCGGAACACCGGACTTCGGCGGGTTCCTGGACGGCGTCGGCAACTTCGACGGCAGCGTCACGGACGCAACCGGGCAGGACTCGGCGACCGTCGAGGTCGGCGTCCAGGCCAACGGCGGGGCGTACGGGTTCGGCCCGGCCGCTATCCACGTGGACAACGGCGCGACCGTCCAGTGGGAATGGACCGGCGAGGGCGGCGGTCACAACGTCGTCTCCGACGGCGACGGTCCCCTGGATTCGGACACCTACTCCGAGTCGGGCGTCCACTACGAACAGACCTTCGAGGAGGACGGCATCTACCCCTACGTCTGTGAACCCCACCAGAGCCTGGGGATGAAAGGGGCCGTCGTCGTCGGCACCGACTACGCCACCGCCGGTGGTGACGGTGAGGGGTCCGTCGAGACGCTGGCACCTGAGGAGGCAGGCGTGCCGATCCAGCCCCACTTCGTCGGTATCGCCACGGGACTGGCCATCATCGTCTCGCTGATCTTCACGTTCTTCACGCTGAAGTACGGTGAGTCGCCCCACACCAGCGGAGGGAACGACTGA
- a CDS encoding DUF7314 family protein: MADEFMKGLSALIVGGLGWMTLAGWYRTHHFEGRQLTAEITIEEPTVYDQIGFFLMDAFFWFAIIGALTFWVLLPALEEARDAWAARRSE; the protein is encoded by the coding sequence ATGGCTGACGAATTCATGAAGGGGCTGAGCGCCCTCATAGTCGGCGGACTGGGCTGGATGACGCTGGCCGGCTGGTACCGCACCCACCACTTCGAGGGGCGCCAACTCACGGCCGAGATAACTATCGAGGAGCCGACGGTGTACGACCAGATCGGCTTCTTCCTGATGGACGCCTTCTTCTGGTTCGCCATCATCGGCGCCCTCACGTTCTGGGTGCTCCTCCCGGCCCTCGAGGAGGCCCGCGACGCGTGGGCCGCGCGCCGCTCCGAGTAA
- a CDS encoding ATP-NAD kinase, whose translation MDEEPVVGVVGEAPDLRDALEAVDAAVVAGDAETVLAADPSIVVAVGEQSTLDVAHRAPTAPILPADAGRGLRSVAAADLPGVADALAAGEWDVERHPLLSVELDGERVARALSDVTLVSAEVARISEFSVVAGDVDVAQVRADGVVVATPAGSTEYARRIDAPVLAPDTGVAAVAPIAPFATDPDQWVLPLASLRLRVERDEAPVTLVADGEEVSPVGVDEPVALRPTGRVEIAVTGASAPRFP comes from the coding sequence ATGGACGAGGAGCCCGTTGTCGGCGTCGTCGGCGAGGCGCCGGACCTCCGCGACGCGCTGGAGGCGGTCGACGCCGCGGTCGTCGCGGGGGACGCGGAGACGGTCCTCGCGGCGGACCCGTCGATCGTCGTGGCAGTCGGTGAGCAGTCCACGCTCGACGTCGCGCACCGGGCGCCGACGGCGCCGATCCTCCCCGCCGACGCCGGCCGCGGCCTCCGCTCGGTCGCCGCGGCCGACCTGCCGGGGGTCGCCGACGCGCTCGCGGCCGGCGAGTGGGACGTGGAGCGCCACCCGCTGCTCTCGGTCGAACTGGACGGCGAGCGCGTCGCGCGGGCGCTGTCGGACGTCACGCTCGTCTCCGCGGAGGTGGCCCGAATCTCGGAGTTCTCCGTCGTCGCCGGCGACGTCGACGTGGCCCAGGTCCGCGCCGACGGCGTCGTCGTCGCGACCCCGGCCGGTTCGACGGAGTACGCGCGCCGCATCGACGCGCCCGTCCTCGCGCCCGACACGGGCGTGGCCGCCGTGGCGCCCATCGCGCCCTTCGCGACCGATCCCGACCAGTGGGTGCTCCCCCTGGCGTCGCTGCGCCTGCGCGTCGAGCGCGACGAGGCCCCGGTGACCCTGGTGGCCGACGGCGAAGAGGTGTCCCCGGTTGGCGTCGACGAGCCGGTCGCCCTCCGGCCGACGGGGCGCGTCGAGATCGCGGTGACGGGCGCCAGCGCGCCGCGCTTCCCGTAG
- a CDS encoding DoxX family protein, producing the protein MAYRAADPTANEFDLAPQGAWTAYWLAILRVVTGWWFFHAGVTKLIEDGLAYTYGPAYLQQMTGTALGPIPVWMGEHLGWAIQALVPLGETFIGLALMAGALVRLAAAGGAFFMTLFWVGNAEFGHGLVNADLMGLLLFLTMIVLATGRYYGLDAIIEKTEFVRKRPKLRYLLG; encoded by the coding sequence ATGGCATACCGAGCCGCGGACCCCACGGCGAACGAGTTCGACCTCGCGCCGCAGGGTGCCTGGACGGCGTACTGGCTGGCGATCCTGCGGGTCGTCACCGGCTGGTGGTTCTTCCACGCCGGCGTGACGAAGCTCATCGAGGACGGCCTGGCGTACACGTACGGGCCGGCGTACCTCCAGCAGATGACGGGGACGGCGCTGGGCCCCATCCCCGTCTGGATGGGCGAGCACCTGGGCTGGGCGATCCAGGCGCTGGTCCCGCTCGGTGAGACGTTCATCGGGCTAGCGCTGATGGCCGGCGCCCTCGTCAGGCTGGCGGCGGCCGGCGGCGCGTTCTTCATGACCCTGTTCTGGGTCGGGAACGCCGAGTTCGGCCACGGCCTGGTCAACGCCGATCTGATGGGACTGCTGCTGTTCCTGACGATGATCGTGCTGGCCACCGGCCGCTACTACGGCCTCGACGCGATCATCGAGAAGACGGAGTTCGTCCGGAAACGGCCGAAGCTCCGGTACCTGCTGGGCTGA
- a CDS encoding DUF7344 domain-containing protein, with amino-acid sequence MGNDCQDEGSGREDPADDERSGQAERPDAPPTPSVAFGLLADKRPRFLLYVLHERGGTMTLDELAPHLAVVANDTTSERLTAETEERVRARLYHADVPKLAECGLVTYDSDSGAVTLTDAGDGLEPYLEFARERERDDVDAFLRRCRRDQEE; translated from the coding sequence ATGGGTAACGACTGTCAAGACGAGGGGTCAGGAAGGGAGGACCCGGCAGACGACGAGCGATCAGGCCAGGCGGAGCGCCCCGACGCCCCGCCGACGCCGAGCGTGGCCTTCGGACTGCTGGCGGACAAGCGCCCGCGCTTTCTCCTCTACGTGCTCCACGAGCGCGGCGGGACGATGACGCTCGACGAACTCGCCCCACACCTGGCGGTGGTCGCGAACGACACGACTTCCGAGCGGCTCACGGCGGAGACGGAGGAGCGCGTCCGCGCGCGGCTCTACCACGCCGACGTCCCGAAGCTCGCCGAGTGCGGGCTGGTCACCTACGATAGCGACTCCGGTGCGGTGACGCTGACGGACGCGGGCGACGGGCTGGAGCCGTACCTCGAGTTCGCCCGCGAACGCGAGCGGGACGACGTCGACGCGTTCCTCCGTCGCTGCCGGCGGGACCAAGAGGAGTAA